In Spirosoma aureum, a single genomic region encodes these proteins:
- a CDS encoding ABC transporter ATP-binding protein — protein sequence MNTFILIRKLWPFVRNYRGSLAVALLLTTIGALLAQVTPLVMEYSVNTVQKLLDRPIEKTEVAWVVGSLVAILLTKELLSLLVQLGQKFLSDRIRFRMAADLYEFTISRIVSYHLSFFALGQNQTGKLEKRIDKGIESLTKTVKNLFVDIVPMMANALFALVLIYNKNVGVGIVATLVLPLYAYISREQTKRQSQIRRSIQEIRENKANALFGLLESIFVVKSFVRERYEQDRQHVLNVSLCTNEIRHHRTNYLFDGLKSVAEQIGIVLVFVVTIYFVLNRQMTIGAILLHIMLLNNVSAPVRHLHRIYDEYSEALVYAEGFFDMIENNTYLPHQGSLKTTAWQGHFSLKNVDFIYPNGKQALRDVTLDLKPGKVTAIVGLSGAGKSSALNLLAGFYNPTQGSVLLDGKPLSGYDSEFVRENVGLVLQKNHIFAGTIEENIRYGRLEATPDDVIEAARQASLHAQVLQLPQGYQTEARTLSGGQQQRIAIARLFLKNPPVLLLDEPTASLDAITAEQIKESLDAIKQNRTVLIISHNISQIMDADQIYVMQEGEVIGQGTHESLYQSGGLYRDIIDSNARTLNISRLAATVLG from the coding sequence ATGAACACCTTTATTCTTATCCGGAAACTCTGGCCATTTGTTCGTAACTACCGGGGTAGTCTGGCAGTAGCACTTCTCCTGACTACCATTGGGGCACTGCTCGCGCAGGTTACACCCCTGGTCATGGAATACTCGGTCAATACCGTCCAGAAACTACTGGATCGCCCGATCGAAAAAACAGAAGTGGCCTGGGTTGTTGGCAGTTTGGTAGCTATTTTGCTTACCAAAGAACTCCTGAGCCTATTGGTCCAGCTGGGGCAGAAGTTTTTGAGTGACCGCATCCGTTTTCGGATGGCAGCCGATCTCTATGAGTTTACCATTAGCCGGATTGTTTCCTACCACCTGTCCTTCTTTGCCCTGGGTCAGAATCAGACGGGCAAGCTCGAAAAACGAATCGACAAGGGCATTGAAAGCCTGACCAAAACGGTAAAGAATCTCTTTGTCGACATTGTTCCGATGATGGCCAATGCGCTCTTTGCGCTGGTGCTGATTTACAACAAAAATGTTGGCGTTGGTATCGTGGCAACACTGGTACTACCCCTGTATGCCTATATCAGTCGGGAGCAAACCAAGCGTCAATCGCAGATACGCCGAAGTATTCAGGAAATACGGGAAAATAAGGCCAATGCACTCTTCGGGCTCCTGGAATCCATTTTTGTCGTAAAATCCTTCGTGCGGGAACGTTATGAACAGGACCGTCAGCACGTCCTGAACGTCAGTTTGTGCACCAACGAAATTCGTCATCATCGGACTAATTACCTGTTCGATGGCCTGAAAAGTGTTGCTGAACAAATTGGCATTGTTCTCGTCTTTGTTGTGACCATCTATTTTGTTCTGAATCGCCAGATGACCATTGGAGCCATTCTACTTCATATTATGCTCTTAAACAATGTGTCGGCCCCGGTCAGGCACCTGCATCGCATCTATGACGAGTATTCAGAAGCCCTCGTTTATGCCGAAGGATTTTTTGACATGATCGAGAACAATACCTACTTACCCCATCAGGGTTCACTCAAAACAACTGCCTGGCAGGGGCACTTCTCCCTCAAAAATGTCGATTTTATTTATCCGAACGGCAAGCAGGCCCTCCGCGATGTTACACTCGATCTTAAACCGGGGAAAGTAACAGCCATCGTCGGGCTATCAGGGGCGGGTAAAAGTTCAGCACTGAATCTGCTGGCCGGTTTTTACAATCCGACGCAGGGCAGCGTTCTACTCGACGGGAAACCCCTTTCAGGCTATGACAGCGAATTTGTCCGGGAAAACGTGGGGCTCGTTCTTCAGAAAAACCACATTTTTGCCGGAACGATCGAAGAAAATATTCGCTACGGACGCCTGGAAGCTACTCCCGACGACGTTATTGAAGCCGCCCGACAAGCCAGTCTCCACGCACAGGTATTGCAATTGCCTCAAGGTTACCAAACCGAAGCCCGAACCCTGTCGGGTGGGCAACAGCAACGCATTGCCATTGCCCGGTTATTCCTGAAAAATCCGCCGGTACTACTGCTCGACGAGCCTACCGCCAGCCTGGATGCCATCACGGCAGAACAAATTAAGGAAAGCCTGGACGCCATCAAGCAGAATCGCACCGTACTAATCATTTCCCATAATATCAGTCAGATCATGGACGCCGACCAGATTTATGTCATGCAGGAGGGCGAAGTGATTGGGCAGGGCACTCACGAGTCGCTCTATCAGTCGGGCGGCCTCTACCGCGACATCATTGATTCAAATGCCCGGACACTTAACATCAGCCGTTTGGCAGCCACCGTACTGGGTTAA
- a CDS encoding serine/threonine-protein kinase, whose product MNQTIRGYTLTRWLGSGGMGEVYQAHQATTNRTVAIKLLRQLEQAERFRNEASVQASLRHPHMTLLYEFFVEEGLSCLVMEYVEGPTVEQFLQRNGPLPEATAWKLLGQVASALTYLHERGIVHRDLKASNIKLLPHQNIKLLDFGLARLANSPRLTRQGHVVGTASSMAPEQFRGESSSASDCWALGILLYEMLTGYSPFGGSTESETGRLIQKADYISPIKLNASLSATSVRLINKLLTVSPERRLTAYQVLEISQDPDRLGTADWVDPIRKWWDKIKR is encoded by the coding sequence ATGAATCAAACTATTCGTGGCTACACATTGACCCGGTGGCTGGGTTCGGGCGGAATGGGCGAAGTGTATCAGGCTCATCAGGCGACCACCAATCGTACGGTAGCGATCAAGTTGTTACGTCAGCTGGAACAGGCCGAACGGTTTCGCAACGAAGCGTCTGTTCAGGCATCGCTCAGGCACCCTCACATGACATTACTGTATGAATTTTTCGTGGAAGAGGGACTGTCATGTCTTGTGATGGAGTACGTAGAGGGACCAACTGTCGAGCAATTCCTTCAGCGCAACGGCCCGCTTCCGGAAGCAACAGCCTGGAAACTGCTCGGTCAGGTTGCTTCGGCCCTTACTTATCTCCACGAACGGGGTATCGTACATCGCGACCTCAAGGCAAGTAACATCAAGCTCCTCCCACACCAGAACATTAAACTGCTGGATTTTGGGTTAGCCCGGCTCGCTAATTCCCCTCGACTAACCCGACAGGGACACGTTGTTGGGACAGCTTCGTCAATGGCTCCTGAACAATTCAGGGGAGAAAGCAGCTCTGCGTCAGACTGCTGGGCGCTGGGCATATTGCTCTACGAAATGCTGACCGGTTATTCACCATTTGGTGGCAGCACCGAATCCGAAACCGGTCGGTTGATCCAGAAAGCCGATTATATTTCGCCCATAAAGCTGAATGCAAGCCTATCAGCAACCAGTGTTCGGCTAATCAACAAACTACTGACCGTATCGCCGGAACGCCGGCTAACCGCTTATCAGGTTCTGGAAATCAGCCAGGACCCAGACAGGCTTGGCACAGCGGACTGGGTTGATCCAATTCGAAAATGGTGGGATAAAATCAAACGTTGA
- the bioB gene encoding biotin synthase BioB has protein sequence MLRTDWTRAEITEIYNSPVLDLVYRAATVHRQHHDPQEVQVCTLLSVKTGGCPEDCAYCPQAARYHTAVKVHKLMEVDEVLTAAKRAKDTGSTRFCMGAAWREVRDNRDFDKVLEMVEGVNEMGLEVCCTLGMLTESQAQKLKDAGLYAYNHNLDTSEEFYGDIISTRTYDDRLDTLGHARKAGISVCSGGIIGMGESDQDRIGMLHTLATLPQHPESVPVNALVPVEGTPLEDQPRVSVWEMIRMIATARIIMPKAMVRLSAGRVRMNTEEQALCFLAGANSIFAGDKLLTTPNPDEDQDQQLFQTLNIRPRKAFKNGDRPSVVFEQIPLAAI, from the coding sequence ATGCTTCGCACTGACTGGACCCGTGCTGAAATCACCGAAATATATAATTCACCCGTTCTGGACCTCGTTTATCGGGCTGCAACCGTACACCGTCAGCATCACGACCCGCAGGAGGTGCAGGTTTGTACGCTGTTATCGGTTAAGACCGGCGGTTGCCCCGAAGATTGTGCGTACTGTCCGCAGGCAGCCCGTTACCATACGGCCGTGAAGGTTCACAAACTGATGGAGGTCGATGAGGTGCTGACTGCTGCGAAACGTGCCAAAGACACCGGTAGCACGCGCTTTTGTATGGGAGCCGCCTGGCGCGAAGTGCGCGATAACCGCGATTTCGACAAGGTGCTGGAAATGGTTGAGGGCGTCAATGAAATGGGACTGGAAGTGTGCTGCACCCTTGGAATGCTAACCGAAAGCCAGGCGCAGAAACTGAAAGATGCGGGTCTGTACGCCTACAACCATAACCTCGATACGAGCGAGGAATTCTACGGTGACATTATCAGCACCCGTACCTACGACGACCGTTTAGATACGCTGGGTCATGCTCGAAAAGCGGGCATTTCAGTTTGTTCAGGTGGTATTATCGGCATGGGCGAGTCTGATCAGGATCGTATTGGGATGCTGCACACGCTGGCTACACTTCCACAACATCCTGAATCGGTTCCCGTAAATGCGCTTGTACCCGTAGAAGGCACACCACTGGAAGATCAGCCTCGCGTATCGGTTTGGGAAATGATTCGGATGATTGCTACGGCCCGGATAATCATGCCCAAAGCGATGGTACGGCTTTCTGCCGGTCGAGTTCGGATGAATACTGAAGAACAGGCATTGTGTTTTCTGGCCGGTGCCAATTCTATTTTCGCTGGTGATAAACTCCTGACTACGCCAAATCCTGATGAAGATCAGGATCAGCAGTTGTTTCAGACACTGAATATCCGACCCAGAAAAGCATTCAAAAATGGGGACCGGCCATCGGTTGTTTTTGAACAAATTCCACTAGCTGCAATTTAA
- a CDS encoding acyltransferase family protein, which produces MIATKQVMTDSPTLENKAVDTAAFRRYDLDWLRVIAILTLLFYHTGMIYVSWGWHVQSKATSPEFELVMRWLHRWRMPLLFFISGAGTYFALRKRSFGSYAGERVRRLFVPLVFGMFVIVPPQIYFEWLFRGRFAGSYGEFYPEVFQFQPYQDGGAGGAFSWHHLWFVAYLFLYSLVSIPVFRWLKSNSGQQFVDRIGRLIARPGGALWLVGLLLLNDVLLGGFFPNETHALVNDWAYFMKNLILFWLGYILISRRDFWQAITDQRHYFLIGTVLCTIILYGARPFFGLDPDDDTVLLRTLISFNGLGLTWFSVLMTIAYGYRYLNVNPTWRGRPVLPKLNEAVYPFYILHQTVIVMIGYYVLTQMNLGIYAGFLTISLSSLVVCIAIYVLVVRPFKLTRVLFGLK; this is translated from the coding sequence ATGATCGCTACTAAACAAGTAATGACAGACAGTCCAACACTAGAAAACAAAGCCGTTGATACGGCGGCATTCCGACGCTATGACCTCGACTGGTTGCGTGTCATTGCTATCCTCACGCTCCTGTTTTACCACACGGGCATGATCTATGTTTCCTGGGGCTGGCATGTACAAAGCAAAGCAACGAGTCCCGAATTTGAACTGGTCATGCGCTGGCTGCACCGCTGGCGGATGCCACTACTGTTCTTTATTTCGGGAGCCGGAACTTATTTTGCGCTTCGCAAACGCTCATTTGGCTCCTATGCGGGCGAGCGTGTCCGACGGCTGTTCGTACCGCTGGTATTTGGTATGTTTGTTATCGTGCCTCCGCAGATTTATTTTGAGTGGCTGTTTCGCGGTCGTTTCGCCGGGAGCTATGGCGAGTTTTACCCCGAAGTTTTCCAGTTTCAGCCTTATCAGGACGGTGGGGCTGGTGGCGCTTTTAGCTGGCATCATCTGTGGTTTGTCGCCTACCTTTTTCTGTATTCATTGGTAAGCATTCCGGTATTTCGCTGGTTGAAGAGCAATAGTGGTCAGCAATTTGTCGATCGAATTGGCCGACTGATTGCCCGGCCGGGTGGAGCTCTGTGGCTGGTCGGATTGCTGCTTCTGAACGATGTTTTGCTGGGCGGTTTCTTTCCGAACGAAACGCACGCATTAGTGAACGACTGGGCTTATTTTATGAAAAACCTGATTCTGTTCTGGCTTGGTTATATCCTGATCAGTCGACGCGATTTCTGGCAAGCCATCACCGATCAGCGACACTATTTTCTGATTGGTACGGTACTCTGCACGATTATCCTGTACGGGGCCAGGCCGTTCTTCGGGCTTGATCCTGACGACGATACCGTATTACTTCGAACACTCATTAGTTTCAATGGTCTGGGGCTAACCTGGTTTTCGGTACTAATGACCATTGCCTACGGATACCGCTATCTCAATGTCAATCCGACCTGGCGCGGGCGACCTGTTCTTCCGAAGCTAAACGAGGCTGTTTATCCATTCTACATCCTCCATCAGACCGTTATTGTCATGATTGGCTACTATGTTTTAACCCAAATGAACCTTGGAATTTACGCCGGTTTTTTGACGATAAGCCTTTCATCTTTAGTTGTTTGTATCGCTATTTATGTGCTTGTCGTTCGGCCATTTAAGCTGACGCGTGTATTGTTTGGCCTGAAATAA
- a CDS encoding pyrroloquinoline quinone-dependent dehydrogenase — protein sequence MLSVIDVAMGQAANSVEWPAYGNDAGGMRFSPLKQINPTNVKQLTIAWTFRTGELEHYKGTSADEKAAFEATPIMVDGTLYFSTPTSRVFAVDATTGQKKWDYNPDVYLRQDLSEITSRGVSCWPAPADKRASVTSGKRIFVATLDGRLIALDAVTGKPISTFGKEGSVDLRKGVGNISVTSPPAVIGNTIVVGSSMGDNQRFNYERGVVRAYDALTGTLRWSWDPIPRSKNEAGFATWKGPEATQTGAANAWSLISADAERDLVFIPTTSPSPDYYGGERIGSNLYASSIVAIRASTGKVVWHFQTVHHDLWDYDNASQPLLFTFTKNGKAVPAVAVGTKVGHVFILNRETGVPLLPVEERPVPKSTVPGEEAFPTQPFPSTLPLLGLPKLEAWGLTPDDKAAAQRRINSLHYEGMFTPPSLQGSLVAPGNVGGVHWGGMCYDPESGLLITNINRLAASIRLLPREKLAESVKNDQELLRAETGMQAGTPYVMKRSYLFTRDERGVIMQTPPPWGTLVAINLQKGALAWEIPLGYMMDITKYPQAKQWGSLNFGGAIATAGGLIFVAASLDGHLRAFNTQDGSLLWEVALPAGGQATPMTYQINGQQYVVIAAGGHGKLGTKLGDYVVAYRLP from the coding sequence ATGCTTTCAGTCATTGACGTCGCCATGGGTCAAGCGGCCAATTCTGTAGAATGGCCTGCTTATGGGAATGATGCCGGTGGGATGCGATTTTCGCCCCTGAAGCAAATAAATCCAACCAATGTAAAGCAGTTAACGATAGCCTGGACATTCCGAACCGGTGAGTTAGAACACTATAAAGGGACGAGTGCCGACGAGAAAGCGGCATTTGAAGCAACCCCGATTATGGTGGATGGTACACTTTACTTCAGCACACCAACATCGCGGGTTTTTGCGGTAGATGCCACTACAGGCCAGAAAAAATGGGACTATAATCCCGATGTTTATCTACGCCAGGATTTATCCGAAATCACGTCGAGAGGAGTTTCATGCTGGCCCGCTCCCGCAGATAAGCGTGCTTCCGTAACAAGTGGCAAACGCATTTTCGTAGCAACGCTGGATGGTCGACTAATTGCCCTGGATGCAGTGACGGGTAAACCAATTTCGACCTTCGGGAAAGAAGGAAGTGTGGATTTACGCAAAGGCGTTGGCAATATCAGTGTGACCTCGCCACCGGCAGTTATTGGCAATACAATCGTGGTTGGCTCATCGATGGGCGATAATCAACGATTCAATTACGAGCGGGGCGTTGTGAGGGCCTACGATGCGCTAACGGGGACATTACGCTGGAGCTGGGACCCTATTCCCCGATCGAAAAATGAGGCAGGCTTTGCGACATGGAAAGGTCCCGAAGCGACACAAACAGGTGCGGCTAATGCCTGGTCGTTGATTTCGGCGGATGCCGAACGTGATTTAGTTTTTATCCCGACAACCAGCCCTAGTCCTGATTATTACGGTGGGGAACGTATCGGTAGTAATCTGTATGCCAGCTCTATTGTTGCCATACGGGCGTCAACCGGTAAAGTTGTCTGGCATTTTCAGACGGTCCATCATGATTTATGGGACTACGATAATGCGTCGCAGCCCCTGCTATTCACCTTCACAAAGAATGGCAAAGCGGTGCCTGCTGTAGCCGTGGGAACCAAAGTAGGCCATGTCTTTATTCTGAACCGGGAAACGGGCGTGCCGCTGTTGCCCGTCGAAGAGCGACCTGTACCCAAATCAACCGTTCCGGGTGAGGAAGCTTTCCCAACCCAACCTTTCCCATCCACTCTACCGTTGCTGGGTTTGCCAAAACTGGAAGCCTGGGGCCTGACTCCAGATGATAAAGCTGCGGCTCAGCGTCGCATCAATAGCCTACACTATGAAGGAATGTTTACTCCTCCTTCGCTACAGGGAAGTCTGGTTGCTCCGGGCAATGTAGGGGGCGTTCATTGGGGCGGTATGTGTTATGATCCCGAATCAGGTTTGCTCATCACTAACATTAATCGATTAGCAGCCTCTATTCGCCTGTTGCCTCGGGAGAAATTGGCCGAATCCGTTAAAAATGATCAGGAGTTGCTTCGGGCCGAAACGGGTATGCAGGCCGGAACGCCTTATGTAATGAAGCGGAGCTATTTATTTACAAGAGATGAACGTGGTGTTATCATGCAGACACCTCCGCCCTGGGGAACGCTGGTGGCGATAAATCTACAAAAGGGCGCGCTGGCCTGGGAAATACCGCTGGGCTATATGATGGACATAACAAAGTATCCGCAGGCAAAACAATGGGGTTCCCTGAATTTTGGCGGAGCTATTGCAACAGCAGGCGGGTTGATATTTGTGGCCGCTAGTCTGGATGGCCATTTGCGTGCCTTCAATACCCAGGATGGTAGCTTATTGTGGGAGGTTGCATTACCGGCAGGCGGGCAGGCTACGCCCATGACGTATCAGATCAATGGGCAGCAATACGTTGTGATTGCCGCTGGTGGCCACGGAAAGCTGGGAACGAAGCTGGGCGATTATGTTGTGGCCTACCGACTTCCCTAG
- a CDS encoding helix-turn-helix transcriptional regulator, which yields MKILPIHLDLFALIIFLGVAQGIFLGIFFLTGERARSVSNRCLGWFNLALAAISGEIFLNYTNYTFRLLWTGDFAEPFNFVLGPLFYFFAYSRLWKKLPRHWIWHMLPFAIWLINAVTWFYQPIEFKYNSYIDSQHPELAYIHADSYLDEDFTGLRRYINQMTLFSCLVYAILALITLWKSGRNKSTVHQVSGLTSLRLLSGLFALVPILIIIVKPQFYRDVGDYLLATYVSVTIYVTSFLVMRGSDFLRNEPAKEPVVMEPELPVEPKKKYEKSALSEEVEEAVLAKLARLLETGKPYLESDLSLPKLAERLNTSPHNLSQLLNDRLGQTFFDWLATHRIAEAQRLLNDPLTTNLKIDEIAERVGYNSPSAFHTAFKRLTNQTPAQYRESAAIRSAGLSTTESQASSRSARTS from the coding sequence ATGAAGATCCTTCCGATTCATCTCGATCTGTTTGCACTAATTATCTTTCTGGGTGTTGCACAGGGAATTTTCCTGGGGATCTTCTTCCTGACGGGTGAGCGGGCGCGTAGCGTTTCGAATCGGTGTTTGGGCTGGTTTAATCTGGCATTGGCAGCAATTAGTGGCGAAATATTCCTGAATTATACCAATTACACATTCCGGCTACTTTGGACGGGTGATTTTGCCGAACCGTTTAACTTTGTACTGGGACCTTTATTCTACTTCTTCGCTTATAGCCGCTTATGGAAGAAACTGCCTCGACATTGGATCTGGCATATGCTGCCTTTCGCGATCTGGCTTATCAACGCCGTTACCTGGTTTTATCAACCCATCGAATTTAAATACAATTCCTATATCGATTCTCAGCATCCCGAGTTGGCGTACATTCATGCTGACTCGTATTTAGACGAAGATTTTACGGGGTTGCGTCGCTATATAAACCAGATGACCCTGTTCAGCTGTCTCGTTTATGCCATTCTGGCGCTCATAACATTATGGAAATCAGGCCGTAATAAGTCGACTGTGCATCAGGTTTCTGGCCTGACATCCTTACGTTTATTAAGCGGACTTTTTGCGCTGGTCCCCATTCTGATTATTATAGTCAAACCGCAGTTTTATCGGGATGTAGGTGATTACTTGTTGGCAACATACGTCTCCGTTACTATTTATGTAACGAGTTTTCTGGTGATGCGCGGGTCTGATTTTCTGCGGAATGAACCAGCAAAAGAGCCGGTCGTCATGGAGCCGGAATTGCCCGTTGAGCCCAAAAAGAAATATGAAAAATCGGCTTTATCGGAAGAGGTGGAAGAGGCTGTTCTCGCCAAACTCGCCCGCTTGCTCGAAACCGGAAAGCCTTATCTCGAAAGCGATCTGTCGCTACCCAAACTGGCCGAACGATTGAACACGAGCCCACACAATCTGTCGCAATTGCTGAACGATCGGCTTGGGCAAACCTTCTTCGACTGGCTGGCAACCCATCGAATAGCGGAAGCACAGCGATTGCTGAATGACCCGTTAACGACCAATCTTAAAATCGATGAGATTGCTGAGCGGGTTGGCTACAACTCGCCATCTGCTTTTCATACGGCCTTCAAGCGGTTAACCAATCAAACCCCGGCTCAGTATAGAGAATCGGCTGCAATACGCTCGGCCGGGTTGTCGACAACCGAGTCACAGGCTTCATCCCGGTCGGCAAGAACTTCATAA
- the sppA gene encoding signal peptide peptidase SppA, producing the protein MRQFLKYVLATIVGLLLFSFVGFLLLIGLSAALSSSSDQKVEVKENSVLKIDLDKPIEERSADNPFNGFGPINASGDAIGLIELKQTLKDAKEDDNIKGIYLQTESPSAGWASVEEIRNALIDFKQSKKFVYAYAETMNEKGYYIASIADKIYLNPVGDLEWNGLDAELSFFKGTLDKLGIKPEIFRVGEFKSAVEPFIREDMSEPNKRQVTSFINSINDHMLVRVAQSRGLRVDSLKRYADKLTIQKPADALRTKLVTNIGYQDELESVIRKELGLDEKKKINYVSLSKYERSESTDPSTEGTGSNRIAVVVASGDIHSGKGEENSIGSETIVEELRKARLDDKVKAIVLRVNSGGGSALASDVMYREVELARKVKPVIGSMSDYAASGGYYMLMGCDKIVAQPNTITGSIGVFSLLFNTETFFKDKLGVTYDRVKSNENADFPAVTHEMTPFQKQTLQRATERIYADFTSKAAAGRKLPVDSIRAIAGGRVWTGSQGKAIGLVDQLGGLDDAIKLAAQSAKLKEGDYKLKYQPRKKPFFEQLMSSFGGDEETRVQAQLGELAPYVKYLKKLKTMEGIQMRMPFEMTIR; encoded by the coding sequence ATGCGACAGTTTCTTAAGTATGTTTTAGCCACAATCGTTGGCTTACTACTGTTTTCGTTCGTCGGCTTTCTGCTGTTGATCGGACTAAGTGCGGCTTTGTCGTCATCGTCTGACCAGAAAGTTGAGGTGAAGGAAAATTCGGTATTGAAAATTGATTTAGATAAACCTATTGAAGAACGCAGTGCTGATAATCCTTTTAATGGTTTCGGACCTATCAATGCGTCTGGTGATGCCATCGGGCTTATTGAATTAAAGCAGACCTTAAAGGACGCCAAGGAAGACGATAATATTAAAGGAATTTATCTCCAGACAGAAAGTCCGAGCGCAGGCTGGGCCTCCGTTGAAGAGATACGTAATGCCCTGATTGACTTCAAACAGTCGAAGAAGTTCGTTTACGCTTATGCCGAAACGATGAATGAAAAAGGCTACTACATTGCTTCGATAGCCGATAAAATTTACCTGAACCCCGTTGGCGATCTGGAATGGAACGGCCTGGATGCTGAACTGTCGTTCTTTAAGGGAACGCTCGATAAACTGGGGATCAAACCGGAGATTTTTCGGGTAGGGGAGTTCAAAAGTGCCGTTGAACCATTCATCCGGGAGGACATGAGTGAACCCAACAAACGGCAGGTTACCTCTTTCATTAACTCAATCAACGATCACATGCTTGTCAGAGTGGCTCAAAGTCGTGGGTTGCGCGTTGATTCGCTGAAACGGTATGCCGATAAGCTGACCATTCAGAAACCCGCCGACGCACTCCGTACCAAACTGGTTACCAATATTGGTTATCAGGATGAGCTGGAAAGCGTGATTCGTAAAGAACTGGGCCTGGATGAGAAAAAGAAAATCAATTACGTGTCGCTCAGCAAATATGAACGCTCCGAATCAACGGACCCAAGCACGGAAGGAACCGGTAGCAATCGGATTGCCGTGGTTGTGGCTTCGGGAGATATTCATTCTGGTAAGGGCGAAGAAAATAGCATCGGCTCCGAAACCATTGTTGAGGAGCTACGCAAAGCCCGGCTTGACGATAAGGTGAAGGCCATTGTTCTGCGTGTGAATTCAGGCGGGGGTAGTGCGCTGGCGTCAGACGTCATGTATCGGGAAGTTGAGCTTGCCCGTAAAGTGAAGCCGGTTATTGGCTCCATGTCGGACTATGCGGCATCGGGCGGTTATTACATGCTCATGGGATGCGATAAAATTGTCGCTCAACCGAATACCATTACGGGCTCCATCGGCGTATTCTCACTGTTGTTCAATACCGAAACGTTCTTTAAAGACAAACTTGGCGTGACCTATGACCGTGTTAAATCCAATGAGAATGCGGATTTTCCGGCAGTAACGCATGAAATGACACCCTTCCAGAAGCAGACGTTACAACGGGCTACGGAGCGGATCTATGCCGATTTTACCAGTAAAGCGGCTGCCGGACGCAAATTGCCGGTTGATAGCATTCGTGCCATTGCGGGCGGCCGTGTCTGGACGGGGTCGCAGGGTAAAGCGATCGGTCTGGTCGATCAGCTTGGCGGACTGGATGATGCCATTAAACTGGCTGCCCAGTCGGCTAAACTGAAAGAGGGCGATTATAAACTCAAATACCAGCCCCGAAAGAAACCTTTCTTCGAGCAATTGATGAGCTCGTTTGGGGGTGATGAAGAAACCCGTGTTCAAGCTCAGCTCGGTGAATTGGCTCCCTATGTAAAGTACCTGAAAAAACTCAAAACGATGGAAGGCATTCAGATGCGGATGCCGTTTGAGATGACGATTCGATAG
- a CDS encoding inorganic pyrophosphatase produces the protein MQAFFEPTQLDPMAKTPSKAHPWHGISPGEKAPDIITAFIEIVPTDTVKYEIDKESGYLKIDRPQQYSNIIPALYGFVPQTYCGDGIAQLASDRSGRIVELGDGDPLDICVLTEREITHGDILLQAIPIGGFRLIDKGEADDKIIAVLKGDSMYGQYNDLSELPVAVVKRLQHYFLTYKNLPDEPAVMELANVYGRDEARDVIRTAMEDYANMPA, from the coding sequence ATGCAAGCATTTTTTGAGCCGACACAACTTGACCCTATGGCAAAAACACCTTCTAAAGCCCACCCCTGGCACGGTATTTCACCGGGCGAAAAGGCTCCGGATATTATTACCGCTTTCATCGAAATTGTACCGACCGATACGGTTAAGTATGAAATTGATAAAGAGTCGGGTTATCTGAAAATTGACCGCCCGCAGCAGTATTCCAACATTATTCCGGCGTTATACGGATTCGTTCCTCAGACTTACTGTGGCGATGGAATAGCCCAGTTAGCGTCTGATCGGTCTGGCCGTATCGTCGAACTGGGTGATGGTGACCCGCTGGATATCTGCGTACTGACCGAGCGCGAAATCACCCACGGTGATATTCTGTTGCAGGCGATCCCGATCGGTGGTTTCCGGTTGATCGACAAAGGCGAAGCCGACGATAAAATTATTGCCGTTTTGAAAGGGGATTCCATGTATGGTCAATACAATGACCTAAGCGAATTGCCCGTAGCTGTTGTGAAGCGATTACAGCACTACTTCTTAACCTACAAGAATTTACCAGACGAGCCAGCTGTCATGGAACTGGCAAATGTGTACGGTCGCGATGAGGCCCGTGACGTAATCCGGACCGCAATGGAGGATTATGCGAACATGCCTGCCTGA